In Macadamia integrifolia cultivar HAES 741 chromosome 13, SCU_Mint_v3, whole genome shotgun sequence, one DNA window encodes the following:
- the LOC122059437 gene encoding purple acid phosphatase 18 → MVRMDRKKLVVAIVLLIAGSATAEYVRPKPRKTLDFPWKAKHTSLPQQVHISLAGEKHMRITWVTDDESSPSVVEYGTTPGKYTALAQGETTSYSYLLYSSGKIHHTVIGPLEDDTVYFYRCGGEGSEFKLKTPPSKFPITFAVGGDLGQTGWTASTLDHIGRCDHDMYLLPGDLSYADYMQYRWDTFGELVQPLASARPWMVTQGNHEEESIPFFKAGFASYNARWKMPFEESGSNSNLYYSFEVAGVHVIMLGSYADYDQYSDQYSWLKADLSKVDRNKTQWLIVLFHAPWYNSNKAHQGEGDGMKAAMEPLLYAAGVDIVLAGHVHAYERSKRVNNGRSDPCGAVHITVGDGGNREGLADKYINPEPEWSIFREASFGHGELKILNATHAFWGWHRNDDDEPVRSDQVWITSLRSSGCLSEKRHEFRKILMEP, encoded by the exons ATGGTTCGTATGGATCGAAAGAAGTTGGTAGTGGCGATCGTTTTGCTGATCGCTGGGAGTGCGACAGCCGAGTATGTTCGGCCGAAGCCTCGGAAAACGTTAGATTTTCCGTGGAAGGCAAAGCATACTTCTCTTCCCCAACAG GTTCACATCTCTCTGGCAGGAGAAAAGCACATGCGTATCACATGGGTCACTGATGACGAATCCTCTCCTTCTGTTGTTGAATATGGAACAACACCTGGAAAATATACAGCCTTAGCTCAAGGGGAAACCACATCATACAGCTATTTGTTGTATAGTTCCGGAAAGATACACCACACTGTCATTGGACCTCTGGAAGATGATACAGTTTACTTTTACCGGTGTGGAGGAGAAGGTTCAGAGTTCAAGCTTAAGACTCCTCCCTCTAAGTTCCCAATTACCTTTGCTGTGGGTGGAGACCTTGGTCAGACAGGCTGGACTGCGTCAACCCTTGACCACATTGGCCGGTGTGACCATGACATGTATCTGCTTCCAGGGGACCTCTCTTATGCAGATTACATGCAGTACCGATGGGACACATTCGGTGAGTTGGTGCAACCCCTTGCAAGTGCAAGGCCATGGATGGTAACTCAAGGAAATCATGAAGAAGAGAGTATACCATTCTTTAAGGCAGGGTTTGCATCGTATAATGCCAGGTGGAAGATGCCATTTGAGGAGAGCGGATCAAATTCAAATCTTTATTATTCTTTTGAAGTTGCAGGAGTTCACGTAATCATGCTCGGCTCTTATGCAGATTATGATCAGTACTCAGATCAATATAGCTGGCTGAAG GCTGACCTCTCAAAAGTGGACCGGAATAAGACACAATGGCTGATAGTGCTATTTCATGCTCCATGGTATAACAGCAATAAGGCTCATCAAGGGGAGGGAGATGGTATGAAGGCTGCCATGGAACCTTTGCTTTATGCTGCTGGGGTGGATATCGTGCTTGCTGGCCATGTACATGCTTATGAACGATCA AAACGTGTCAACAATGGAAGATCAGACCCTTGCGGAGCTGTCCACATAACTGTCGGTGATGGAGGCAACAGGGAAGGTTTAGCGGATAa ATACATAAACCCAGAGCCAGAGTGGTCAATATTCCGTGAAGCAAGCTTTGGCCATGGTGAGCTCAAGATTTTGAATGCAACTCATGCATTCTGGGGCTGGCATaggaatgatgatgatgagccTGTAAGGTCAGATCAAGTGTGGATAACCTCGTTGCGCAGTTCAGGGTGTCTTTCTGAGAAGAGGCATGAATTCAGGAAGATCCTCATGGAACCTTAG
- the LOC122059438 gene encoding B2 protein-like: MMDSQRSFWQLGDELRGQSGSSSEDQKWLMAASKLAEQTRSKGLRMNNLDPTKTAMEMKPTEKIGFQEDNKFESFNFGMLSLDSKLNEPVNKAGYLNGLYNAKTLYQKGTGNVNVVVGGNISSPNGSLTKVVNNNNKNNNNNNTNSSSSINNSNNAAEKRFKTLPSAETLPRNEVLGGYIFVCNNDTMQEDLKRQLFGLPPRYRDSVRAITPGLPLFLYNYATHQLHGIFEAASFGGTNIDPTAWEDKKCKGESRFPAQVRIRVRKLCKALEEDAFRPVLHHYDGPKFRLELSIPETLALLDLCEQGGNE; the protein is encoded by the exons ATGATGGACAGTCAGCGAAGCTTTTGGCAACTGGGGGATGAACTACGTGGACAGTCTGGTTCCTCTTCGGAGGATCAGAAATGGTTGATGGCTGCTTCGAAATTGGCTGAACAGACTAGATCTAAGGGCTTAAGAATGAACAACCTCGATCCCACTAAGACCGCCATGGAAATGAAACCGACAGAGAAAATTGGGTTCCAGGAAGATAACAAGTTTGAGAGCTTTAATTTCGGGATGTTGAGTTTGGATTCTAAGCTGAACGAGCCTGTCAACAAGGCTGGCTATTTGAATGGTTTATATAACGCGAAGACGTTGTATCAGAAAGGCACTGGAAACGTTAATGTGGTTGTTGGAGGTAATATTTCCAGCCCTAATGGCAGCCTCACTAAGGTagtaaacaacaacaacaagaacaacaacaataacaacactAATAGTAGTAGCAGCATCAACAATAGTAACAATGCTGCTGAGAAACGGTTTAAGACATTGCCTTCAGCGGAGACGCTTCCAAGAAATGAGGTGCTTGGTGGTTACATATTTGTGTGTAACAACGACACAATGCAGGAAGACCTGAAGCGACAGCTTTTCG GTTTGCCGCCCAGATATCGCGATTCTGTAAGGGCCATAACACCGGGTTTGCCTTTGTTCCTGTACAATTATGCTACTCACCAGCTACACGGGATATTTGAG GCTGCCAGTTTTGGGGGAACAAACATTGACCCAACAGCATGGGAAGACAAGAAATGTAAAGGTGAATCAAGATTTCCTGCACAG GTGCGGATCCGTGTAAGAAAACTCTGCAAGGCGCTCGAAGAAGATGCTTTCAGGCCTGTTCTGCATCATTATGATGGTCCCAAATTTCGTCTTGAGCTCTCCATACCAGAG ACCTTGGCATTGCTAGACTTGTGTGAACAAGGAGGAAACGAATGA
- the LOC122060011 gene encoding 15.4 kDa class V heat shock protein-like: MESSDFQPSPWHLFFNAPLLFPSYLTQDNYVHWTKTPESHIYLTNLPGVRKEEIKVEVEDSIYFIIRTQAVDGEAEMARSFMRKFRLPVMIDVNGISARYEDGVLRVTVPRSFVNRRIRIDPANLLERYEILAPAA; encoded by the exons ATGGAGTCCTCAGACTTCCAACCTTCTCCATGGCATCTCTTCTTCAATGCTCCTCTCCTCTTTCCCTCATACTTAACTCAGGATAACTATGTTCACTGGACCAAAACGCCAGAGTCtcacatttatttgaccaacCTTCCAG GTGTGAGGAAGGAGGAAATTAAAGTGGAAGTGGAGGATTCTATATACTTCATAATCAGAACCCAGGCCGTGGACGGAGAAGCAGAGATGGCGAGGAGCTTCATGAGAAAATTCAGGCTTCCGGTTATGATTGATGTTAATGGAATCTCCGCTCGCTACGAAGATGGGGTTTTAAGGGTTACCGTTCCCAGATCTTTCGTCAATAGGCGGATTCGTATCGATCCTGCAAATCTACTGGAGCGCTATGAAATTCTTGCACCAGCGGcctaa